The Candidatus Acidiferrales bacterium genome contains the following window.
AAACATCAACGGCCCGATCGCGAAAGCGGTCAAAGGAATGGACCCCTGCGAGCAGAGCGCGCTCGACCGCAAGATGCTCGAAGCGGACGGAACGCCGAATAAATCGAAACTGGGCGCGAATGCGATTTTGGCTGTCTCCATGGCTGCGGCGCGCGCCGCGGCTGCGGAAAGCGGATTGCCGCTCTACAAATATCTGGCGCGATTGGCGGGCGCGAAATCCGCGAATACGTTGCCGGTTCCCATGATGAACATTTTGAATGGCGGAGCGCACGCGGACAATTCCGTTGATGTGCAGGAGTTCATGGTGATGCCCGTGGGCGCGCCGAATTTTCATGAGGCGCTGCGGTGGGGCGTGGAAGTCTTTCATCACTTGAAGGCGGTATTGAAGATAAATGGCTATTCGACGGCGGTGGGCGACGAAGGCGGCTTCGCGCCGAATCTGAATTCGAATGAGGAAGCGCTGGAGCGCGTTCTGGAAGCCATTACCGCCGCGGGCTACAAACCCGGCGAGCAAATGGCGATCGCGCTCGACCCGGCGGCGAGCGAGTTCTATGACAAATCGAGCCAGAAGTATGTCTTCAAAAAATCCGACAAGTCACAGCGAACTTCGGCGCAGATGGTGGAATTCTGGGCGAACTGGGCGCGGCAATATCCCATCGTCTCGCTGGAGGACGGCATGGCGGAAGACGATTGGAACGGCTGGGAACTGCTGACGAAAGAGCTGGGGACGAAATTGCAGCTCGTCGGCGACGATGTTTTTGTGACGAATCCCGAAATTTTCAAGAAGGGCATCGAGCGGAAAATCGCCAACGCGATTTTGATCAAGCTGAATCAAATCGGCAGCGTGACGGAAACGATGGAAGCGATTGCCATGGCGCGCAAGGCGGGTTATGCGTCGATCGTGTCGCACCGCTCGGGCGAGACGGAAGACACGTTCATCGCGGATTTCGTGGTGGGAATGGGCACGGGGCAGATCAAAACGGGTTCGGCTTCGCGCACGGATCGCATCGCCAAATACAACCAACTGCTGCGCATCGAAGAAGAGCTGGGCAAGGAAGCAAAGTTTCCCGGGCGGAATGCGCTGGCGCGCAAATAGATATCCGGCCGAAAGACTTCCGGTCACAGCCAAGGAATTTCTGCGGAGAGTGGAATGAGGATCGAAGCGTTCGAGCTGGAGCGCTGGCAATCGGTTTGGGAGAACCGCGTCGAACTGAATATCGCGGAGAGCGGCGTCGAGCCGCTCAGCGCCAGGGAGTTGATCGAGGATTCAGGAGATATGGCGCGCGTGCTCGATGCGCGGCTTGGCTACCCGCAAACGAATGGCAGCGAAGAATTGCGCTCGCGCATTGCGGCGCTGTATCCGCGCGCAAAATCTGAAAATGTTCTGCTGACATGCGGCGGCGCGGAGGCGAATTACGTCGTGGCATGGGGATTGATTGAGCGTGGCGACGAAGTGGTCTTCATGCAGCCCAATTATATGCAGGTGGCCGGCCTTGCGCGCGGATTTGGCGCGGAAGTGAAGCCGTGGTGGCTGCGCGAGGAATTGAAGTGGGCGCCGGACGCGGACGAACTGACGAGGCTCGTGACACCGAAGACGAAGCTCATCGCCATTTGCAATCCGAGCAATCCCACGGGCGCGGTGCTGAGCGATTCCGCGATGGATGCGATCTGTGCCTCTGCCGAGAAAGTTGGCGCGTGGATCTTGGCCGACGAGATTTATCGCGGCGCGGAATTCAGCGGGCGCACGACGGCGAGCTTTTATGGGCGTTACGAACGCACGCTTTGCACGGCGGGCCTTTCGAAAGCCTACGGCTTGCCGGGATTGCGCACCGGATGGGTCATTGGCCCGGGGGAAATGATCGAAAAACTTTGGGGCTATCATGACTATACGAGCATTGGACCGACGATGCTGACGGACCGCATTGCGTCAATTGCGCTCGCGCCGGAGCGGCATGCATGGTTGCTCGATCGCACGCGGAGAATTCTGCGAGAAAATTATCCGGTGGTCGGCGATTGGCTCGCCGGGCACGCGGATTTATTCACGCACGTGAAGCCGAGTGCAGGCGCGATCGCGTGGATTGGACTGCGCGAGAAGTGGAATTCCGCGAGTGTCGCGGAGGCTTTGCGCGCCCGGAAAGGCGTTCTGCTCGTTCCCGGGGAGCAATTCGCGATGCCGGGGTATTTGCGAATCGGATTTGGAGAGAATGTCAGCAAGCTTTGGCAGGCGCTTTTGAGGTTCGATGAGTGGATTGCGGAAGGAGCGCAGACATAATTGTTGCGCGGCTGAACGGAAGAATGGCTATGGTTTTGGCGCGTAACCCGGACATTGGGTGACGGGCAAGCGCGGATATTTGGCGTAAGACGGGTCGGTTGCAGAACGCTCGCAAAGGATGAAGGTTGATCCGCGGTCGGACTGAATGCGGCGCGCAAACTGACACTTGGCGCAGAGACCTGCCTTGAGGCGTTCGGTTGCGGCATCGCTATTTTCGGCCACGCTTCGAGAATAGCATTCAAATCAGTTATGCAGCTGCGAAACGATCAGGCTGCGGGCAATTCGGTGACGCTCTCGGCAGAAGGAACGTCATGCGCAACAAGTTTGAGGACCACGCCATCGAGCTCCGTGCAAACGAGAGTAAAGACATGGGAGCAGCGGTCGCATAACCAGAAGTGTTTGACGCCGTGCACGCCTCTTAGCAACTCGCCCGTCGTATCCGTGATTCCCGGAGGGTTCGGTTCGGTTCGAAACCGGAAAAACTTGCCGCCTTTGCTCCAGGAAAAAGCATTCGGGCAAGCCGGGTTTGCACATTTCGGCTGAAGATTCACGTTCATGGCCGCACCTCTTGCGTTTTCGGTTGGGTTGCCATTCGCCGACAGTTCATTTAACTGGCGGCTGATTTTTCGCTCGTTCTCCAGTCGTGTGACCGTGTCTTGCAGCCATTCTCTGACCGCTTTTTCAATCTCGCGTCTGTCGGCATAGCGATAAAGCGAATCGAGGGTTTCCCATTGGGTGTTGAACGGAATGTGGCGGCAAGGGATCGGAGAGGAGCGAAACTCGAATGGCACGAGCTGTATCAGCGCGCAATCCGAGCACGGCAGCGGATCTTGCCCGCGCCCGTAATTCACACATGCGGGTGAATCTTCGAAAATGAATGCCGGCCGCCAGGATTCGCCGGCCGTGCGCTCGTACCCTCCACTCTCGAGAAACTCGAGCTCTGCTTTGATAACATCCAGGAGATCGCGCGCGTCTTTTTGCATGTATGCCGCTTACTCATCCCGCAAAAAATTGTGAGCGACGGCAACTGTGATTGCGGTGATGCGCATCACCGCAAAGCGTGACTCCTGTCACTGGCTCAAGAAACAAAAAAGAGCACATTTATACGAGAAGATACTGCTAATGCCAGACAATGGGACGAGCGCTTTCAGAATCGTCTCGCGACGCCCGGGGCGTTCCGTGTGGTATGATTCGGCCATGAAAGCCCCGTACGGCTTGGAAATTATCGAAAGCTGCGTGGCTTGTCCTCACCTGCAAGAGCGCGTGTTTTGCAATCTCCCGCCATCAGCTCTGCAGCGTCTGTCGGCGATTACGTCCCCCTCCTCCTATCCCAAGGGAGCCACACTGTTTGTGGAAGGGCAGACGGCCCGAGGCGTTTTTATTTTATGCAATGGACGCGTGAAACTTTCGACCTCTTCGGCGGATGGCAAGACGCTAATCGTGAGGATCGCGGATCCTGGTGAGATTCTGGGTTTGCCGGCCACGGTTACGGGGAAGCCCTATGAACTGACCGCGGAGGTGGTCGAGCCGGCGCAGGCGAACTATATTTCTCGACCCGATTTTCTAGGTTTTCTTCGCGAGAATGGCGATGCCGCTCTTCGCGTTGCTCAACAACTGGGCGAAACTTATCATGGCGCTATCGCGGAGATGCGTTCCATTGGACTAGCCCATTCTGCCGGTGAAAAGCTGGCCAGATTTTTGCTGGATTGGAGCGCCAGCCACGGAAAAGGGAAGAACGAAATTCGCGTGAAGTTGACTCTGACGCATGAGGAAATTGCCCAGATGATCGGAGCCTCTCGCGAAACAGTGACGCGGCTCTTCAGCGATTTTAAGAAGAAAAAACTCCTGCAAGTCAATGGCTCAACGCTTATCGTCCGCGACAGGGCAGGGCTCGAAAGCGTGGCTGGCAACTAGCATATCTCCGAAGTGAAGGTCTGAAGTGGGCCGCAACAATCACATGAATAAGTGACATTGATCACATATCAATTTACAGATGCGGTTCTATTATCCCTGCAGCTTTAAAGGGGGAACGGCCTATGCTCGACTCCACGACCACGGCCTCGATCTCCAGAGTTTCATCACTTCTCGTTGCCGTGCTGATATTGCCGGCGTTTGCTCTGGCACAAGCAGCGCCAAAGACACAGGCAAACGCCAGCACAACCACGACACAGCAAACGGCTGCCGCGAGCAAGTCAAACGCCGCTCCAAATTATGCGGGCTCGGATGCCTGCAAGGCGTGCCACGCCGCCGAGTACAAATCCTGGGAAGATTCGCCGCATTGGAAGACAACGCTCAATACAAAACAAGGACCGTCGCACGAAGGCTGTGAGGCCTGCCACGGCACGGCGGCCAGCC
Protein-coding sequences here:
- the eno gene encoding phosphopyruvate hydratase — encoded protein: MPRNKKAVVEAMAAGIARREVFSSKGKRTGAKIAHVIGREILDSRGNPTVEADVILASGMRGRATVPSGASTGEHEAIELRDGDKSRYLGKGTRKAAENINGPIAKAVKGMDPCEQSALDRKMLEADGTPNKSKLGANAILAVSMAAARAAAAESGLPLYKYLARLAGAKSANTLPVPMMNILNGGAHADNSVDVQEFMVMPVGAPNFHEALRWGVEVFHHLKAVLKINGYSTAVGDEGGFAPNLNSNEEALERVLEAITAAGYKPGEQMAIALDPAASEFYDKSSQKYVFKKSDKSQRTSAQMVEFWANWARQYPIVSLEDGMAEDDWNGWELLTKELGTKLQLVGDDVFVTNPEIFKKGIERKIANAILIKLNQIGSVTETMEAIAMARKAGYASIVSHRSGETEDTFIADFVVGMGTGQIKTGSASRTDRIAKYNQLLRIEEELGKEAKFPGRNALARK
- a CDS encoding aminotransferase class I/II-fold pyridoxal phosphate-dependent enzyme, with protein sequence MRIEAFELERWQSVWENRVELNIAESGVEPLSARELIEDSGDMARVLDARLGYPQTNGSEELRSRIAALYPRAKSENVLLTCGGAEANYVVAWGLIERGDEVVFMQPNYMQVAGLARGFGAEVKPWWLREELKWAPDADELTRLVTPKTKLIAICNPSNPTGAVLSDSAMDAICASAEKVGAWILADEIYRGAEFSGRTTASFYGRYERTLCTAGLSKAYGLPGLRTGWVIGPGEMIEKLWGYHDYTSIGPTMLTDRIASIALAPERHAWLLDRTRRILRENYPVVGDWLAGHADLFTHVKPSAGAIAWIGLREKWNSASVAEALRARKGVLLVPGEQFAMPGYLRIGFGENVSKLWQALLRFDEWIAEGAQT
- a CDS encoding Crp/Fnr family transcriptional regulator, whose protein sequence is MKAPYGLEIIESCVACPHLQERVFCNLPPSALQRLSAITSPSSYPKGATLFVEGQTARGVFILCNGRVKLSTSSADGKTLIVRIADPGEILGLPATVTGKPYELTAEVVEPAQANYISRPDFLGFLRENGDAALRVAQQLGETYHGAIAEMRSIGLAHSAGEKLARFLLDWSASHGKGKNEIRVKLTLTHEEIAQMIGASRETVTRLFSDFKKKKLLQVNGSTLIVRDRAGLESVAGN